A region from the Aphis gossypii isolate Hap1 chromosome 1, ASM2018417v2, whole genome shotgun sequence genome encodes:
- the LOC114124073 gene encoding INO80 complex subunit D-like — protein MQNVFSRDMFSMGTFDGGVKCNGHVQLPGRTSKKDRKGCKKEKIETVLKNRFITPSKVKPPVIKLPKINVKTKNQVIKPVEIVKNNSTAVDPVVNRPNPNLKDDVLKFKELLCNTTSPTPPPVDVPEQVKDRLPTVLESSPKKTKAKKRSKNKAEKSVSSGNKKPDKIDPLNVNDKNQLSCNIITIPPKRKYAKLSNWQKDCGTRHETLQRILREFEKEAKLRENLYPLDLVSSDSEDTDGPLNLELEDAPYQKFWLPSDQIESLDRDAKVNNLRSVLRRRFHQISNLPDNSPSPDLVLALTNAIRKDPICINQIVCQESDFKPKFKSIDGVSMVQQKCCLERCHHPAIPCTRHCFRHILRNVDQLLFEHCSARTNQGPCTNAVFNIRDVQPLCFDHLYSKDTIIPTEEVPVVKSKPRKRPKNAPFNKLSKRNKKKKQPPKCPLEPPPYTETIEPNTIEPITCTNDLPQNINCDVTSLYSSVANPDIYLHPVGSNIITHEVEVGDEVLAGLDAADLASHASRLLDDHDDITSVFSQIPVDAFNDLFTVDKNGQYVPSREETEELERALEAVDMDVRSLERLSQSHMANILDPASLLADLPIPPFSSS, from the exons ATGCAGAATGTATTTTCCCGGGACATGTTTTCAATGGGTACATTTGACGGAGGAGTCAAATGTAATGGACATGTCCAACTACCTGGACGCACATCAAAAAAAGACCGCAAGGGGtgcaaaaaagaaaaaattgaaactgtattaaaaaacaGGTTTATTACTCCGTCAAAAGTTAAGCCACCTGTGATTAAATTGcctaaaattaatgttaaaactaaaaatcaagtCATTAAGCCAGTTGAGATAGTGAAGAATAACAGTACGGCTGTCGATCCTGTGGTGAATAGACCAAATCCAAATCTTAAGGATGATGTTCTGAAGTTCAAAGAACTATTGTGCAATACTACATCTCCAACACCTCCTCCTGTTGATGTTCCAGAACAAGTTAAAGATCGTTTGCCCACTGTATTAGAATCTTCACCAAAAAAGACAAAAGCCAAAAAACGAAGTAAAAATAAGGCTGAAAAAAGTGTGTCCAGTGGAAACAAGAAACCTGACAAAATAGATCCTTTGAATGTAAATGATAAGAACCAGCTAAGCtgcaatataattactattccGCCTAAAAGAAAATATGCCAAGTTGAGTAATTGGCAAAAAGATTGTGGAACCAGACATGAAACTTTGCAGAGGATATTGAGAGAATTTGAAAAAGAAGCTAAATTGAGGGAAAACCTATATCCTTTAG atTTAGTTTCATCTGATAGTGAGGATACTGATGGTCCATTAAATTTAGAGTTAGAGGATGCACCGTATCAAAAATTTTGGTTACCTTCCGATCAAATTGAATCTTTAGATCGAGATGCTAAAGTGAATAACTTGAGATCAGTACTTCGGCGAAGGTTTCATCAAATATCTAACCTTCCTGATAACTCACCATCTCCTGATTTAGTATTAGCATTGACAAATGCTATACGAAAAGATCCTATTTGTATCAACCAAATAGTATGCCAAGAGTCTGATTTTAAACCTAAATTTAAAag tattgATGGTGTGTCTATGGTGCAGCAAAAATGTTGTTTGGAAAGATGTCACCATCCTGCTATACCATGCACTCGTCATTGTTTTAGACATATTTTACGAAATGTTGACCAACTCCTTTTTGAACACTGTTCTGCACGAACTAATCAAGGTCCGTGTACCAATGCTGTGTTTAATATTCGTGATGTACAGCCATTGTGCTTTGACCATTTATACTCTAAGGACACAATAATTCCG accgAGGAAGTACCTGTTGTCAAATCTAAACCTCGTAAAAGGCCAAAGAATGCTCCATTTAATAAGCTGTCAAAAcgtaataaaaagaaaaagcaACCGCCTAAATGTCCTCTTGAGCCTCCACCTTACACAGAGACTATCGAACCTAATACTATTGAGCCAATTACTTGCACTAATGATCTGCCTCAAAATATCAACTGTGATGTTACGTCACTTTACTCATCTGTTGCCAATCCTGATATCTATTTACATCCTG ttggtagtaatattattacacacgaAGTGGAAGTTGGTGATGAAGTACTTGCTGGTTTAGATGCAGCTGATTTAGCAAGTCATGCATCGCGACTACTGGATGATCATGATGATATTACAAGTGTGTTCAGTCAAATTCCTGTAGATGCATTTAATGATCTCTTTACTG ttGATAAAAATGGACAGTATGTACCTTCTCGTGAAGAAACTGAAGAATTAGAAAGAGCATTAGAGGCTGTCGACATGGATGTCAGATCACTTGAAAGATTGTCACAGTCACACATGGCCAATATTTTGGATCCTGCTTCATTACTAGCAGACTTACCGATACCTCCTTTTTCCAGCTCATAG
- the LOC114124082 gene encoding 3-hydroxyisobutyrate dehydrogenase, mitochondrial, producing MITFVGGLNHVFRRSANGFRKLTTVIEENKRWKSNVGFVGLGNMGIPMAKNLLKNGYGVVGNDVSAKQMNFFRSLDGAETADTLQQVAESSDAVITMLPESQHVLLAYTALLKSSKPDQLFVDCSTISPESSKKVSDMAQQKGCKFLGAPVSGGVVGAENGTLTFMVGGDESTLKEAEHLLSCMGSRWVYCGPAGSGLVAKICNNMILGMTMAALSEAMNLGIKLGVEPKVLASVINTSTGRCWASEINNPVPGAVDKQSPSNNDYQNGFKADLLLKDMRLGESLAEGMQTRTPLTRQTVDVYAHISKMGWGDKDFSIAYKYFKEQQS from the exons ATGATCACGTTTGTCGGTGGTTTGAATCACGTGTTCCGGCGGTCGGCGAACGGCTTCAGAAAATTAACTACAGTGAttg AAGAGAACAAACGATGGAAATCAAATGTCGGCTTCGTCGGGCTGGGAAATATGGGAATTCCGATGgcgaaaaacttattaaaaaac GGTTACGGGGTAGTTGGCAACGACGTGTCAGCCAAACAGATGAACTTTTTTCGAAGCCTGGACGGAGCTGAGACCGCGGACACGTTGCAGCAAGTGGCTGAGTCCTCGGATGCTGTGATCACTATGTTGCCAGAGAGTCAACACGTTCTTTTGGCATACACGGCACTGCTCAA atcCTCGAAACCTGATCAGTTATTTGTGGACTGTAGTACAATCAGTCCAGAGAGCTCTAAAAAAGTGTCAGACATGGCCCAGCAGAAGGGTTGTAAATTTCTGGGAGCACCCGTGTCGggag GAGTGGTGGGTGCAGAGAACGGCACTTTGACATTCATGGTGGGCGGAGACGAGAGCACGCTGAAGGAAGCCGAACACCTACTCAGCTGCATGGGGTCCCGATGGGTGTACTGCGGCCCAGCCGGTTCGGGGCTGGTCGCCAAGATATGCAACAACATGATACTTGGTATGACCATGGCGGCGTTGTCCGAGGCAATGAACTTGGGTATTAA GTTGGGTGTTGAACCTAAAGTTTTGGCGTCTGTCATCAACACGAGCACAGGACGGTGTTGGGCATCTGAAATAAACAATCCCGTGCCCGGAGCCGTCGATAAGCAGAGTCCTAGCAATAACGACTATCAG AATGGTTTCAAAGCTGATTTGCTGCTGAAAGACATGAGATTGGGAGAGTCGCTGGCTGAAGGTATGCAAACGCGAACACCCTTAACGCGCCAAACCGTGGACGTGTACGCACATATATCAAAGATGGGATGGGGTGACAAGGATTTTTCGATAgcttacaaatatttcaaagaacAGCAGTCCTGA